A window of Flavobacterium flavigenum contains these coding sequences:
- a CDS encoding glycoside hydrolase family 88/105 protein, with translation MRKLLLLFVVCLSYTNTTNAQQPFDKKLVLKQMILANDYFMQKWPETGKTIITNKERPSNIWTRGVYYEGLMALHEIFPKEAYYQYAYDWSEFHKWGFNGGNVTRNADNYCAAQTYIDLYNLEPDPKKLKNTKANINMLLNTPQLDDWSWIDAIQMGMPVFAKLGVLEKDNRYYEKMYQMYMYSRNKHGDHGLYNPKDGLWWRDADFDPPYKEPNGEDCYWSRGNGWVIGALAKVLTIIPKNAPHREQYVKDLKAMAAALVPIQRPDGFWNVSLHDPTNFGEKETSGTALFVYGMAYGINSGILKKETYLPVVEKAWNAITKDALHDTGFLGYLQSTGKEPKDGQPLSYDKIPDFEDYGLGCFLLAGSEIYKMK, from the coding sequence ATGAGAAAATTACTTTTATTGTTTGTAGTATGCCTTTCATATACGAACACTACAAACGCACAGCAGCCATTTGATAAAAAATTAGTATTGAAGCAAATGATTCTGGCAAATGATTATTTTATGCAAAAATGGCCTGAAACTGGTAAAACTATTATAACTAACAAAGAACGTCCAAGCAACATCTGGACTCGTGGTGTTTATTATGAAGGATTAATGGCACTGCATGAAATTTTCCCAAAAGAGGCCTATTACCAATATGCTTATGACTGGTCAGAATTCCATAAATGGGGTTTTAACGGCGGAAACGTAACCCGCAATGCTGATAATTACTGTGCAGCACAAACTTATATTGATCTGTACAATTTAGAACCGGATCCCAAAAAACTAAAGAATACCAAAGCCAATATAAACATGCTATTGAACACGCCTCAACTAGACGACTGGTCATGGATTGATGCTATTCAAATGGGAATGCCGGTTTTTGCAAAATTGGGTGTTTTAGAAAAAGATAACCGCTATTACGAAAAAATGTATCAAATGTACATGTATTCTAGAAACAAACACGGTGATCACGGCCTTTACAATCCGAAAGATGGCTTATGGTGGCGTGACGCTGATTTTGATCCTCCTTACAAAGAACCAAATGGCGAAGATTGCTACTGGAGCCGCGGAAATGGCTGGGTAATTGGTGCTTTAGCGAAGGTATTGACTATAATTCCTAAAAATGCACCTCACAGAGAACAATATGTAAAAGATCTAAAAGCAATGGCAGCAGCTTTAGTTCCAATTCAAAGACCTGACGGATTCTGGAATGTAAGTTTGCATGATCCAACCAATTTTGGTGAAAAAGAAACATCCGGCACGGCTTTATTTGTGTACGGAATGGCTTACGGAATCAATAGCGGAATCTTAAAAAAAGAAACGTATTTGCCAGTAGTTGAAAAAGCATGGAACGCCATAACTAAAGATGCTTTACATGATACAGGTTTTTTAGGCTACCTGCAATCTACAGGAAAAGAGCCAAAAGACGGGCAGCCGCTATCCTACGATAAAATCCCTGATTTTGAAGATTACGGATTAGGTTGTTTTTTACTGGCCGGATCAGAAATTTATAAGATGAAATAA